A stretch of DNA from Tigriopus californicus strain San Diego chromosome 11, Tcal_SD_v2.1, whole genome shotgun sequence:
CATGGACTAATGTCATTTGCGAAACTGACCCCCTCACGCTCGGACTGGCCAGGTCAGTGTCCAACAGTGCTGGAAACCTGACATTTCTagattttttgatgaaatcacTCCTAACCCAGCGCAAAGAAAATAACAACAAGTGATCAATGGTACTTACTATGGGTGAAGTGGTTTTCACTTTACTTCCTCACCTCGGGAAGTATCGGAACACGTGGTCTTTCAGCTGTCGTACGACTCTATTTTGAGTAGCAAATGGTTCGTGGGGATCCAACCAACGCCAAACAAGAGAGATCTTGACTAAGAGCCTCTTTGAATAACACCAATGGAGACAATTGAGTGATCAAGAAAGCGCAGCACTTTTTAAATCTCACTCTTTACAAACTGTattcaaatatcatttgatttcagagTGCTTCTTTGTGAGGCTTTTCCTGACTCTTCTGGTTGAATGATGGTCAGAGACTGACGTTTTGAGGACAGGGATTATGTTCAGTAAGAATGTGGTCCTGGTAGTGCTAACATTCCATCGGGTCGGGGTACTCACTAGCCAGTGGTCAATCCTTCATCGTATTAGCGTTAGTAGGAACAGAGAGCTTAGGAGAGTTTGGAGTGGAAATATCTGGCGTGTGCCCTCGTTACTGATTCTGTTTGGTTATGATTGCAGTGGTGCCTCTCAATCTAATATTTcgtgtcattttgaaaatgagccGCTCCAACGCTGCTGTTCTAGTGGTTCTCAAGGGGTTAGTAGCCAAGCTCTAAGCTCTTTTTGACAAGGCTGTTGCCGAAGGGTTGAGGTGACCAGCTGAGAGAGCAAGATTTCGTGGACGAGAGCGtagtaaaatgaaatcatttggaTGTCCTATCGTTAATAATTAATGGAAGAGTGATTGCTACTTATGCAACTAATGGATTATTAAAGATGCGTTACACCATTAAAACTTCTGGCAAGTTTGCTATTTGATCATGTCATTAATCACTTCGACAtcttgtcttcaatttttaaaaCTATTTGAAAATCTAAAATAAACATCATCACCAACATCTTCTATAGTAATTTTGGGTGAATTTTGCCAATCAAACTTGCATATTTAAGATCTTCTAAAGAAAGTAAAATATTTCACATGTATTGGGGTTGTTAAAAGATTTAAATGCCCACGAAAATTTGCTGCAGATGCTGTTATACGGAGTAGATCTAAAAGCCAAATGACAACCAAAATTGTGCTTGGCAATTTCAAACTAGTCCTGAATGTTGTATGTCTCTTTGTGCAACTAAATTTTAGAGTTTGAATGTGGAGTACAATGCAATATACATGTTGATATGGGCTGgtcattcatttgtttgtcTCCGTTTCCCCCAAGAACCAGCCGAAATGTGAGCGTTAAATTTggttttgctcattttttcctCTACTTCACAAGGCTAATGATAATATTATAATTAATACAACTGGAAGAAGAATGCTTAAATGATTAAACCAAAGCAATAATTCTTTTCAAGTTAGAAAATAGACATGGATTCCATGTTATAGACCACGGAACTCCCGGACGCTTGCCACTGCCCAACCTTCGAAATAGACGTTTGGTTTGTTGCCAGCTCTTCCATTGTTGTCGTTTTAGTTGAGATCGTATCTTATCTGCAAGGACTAAACTATCGGACTTTTACTGCAATAACTCTTCCCCATGACagagtctgacttaaatcatCTTTTCAGGAAGACAGATATCGTACGTTAGGCCTctataaaataaaagtagGGATCTTATGTCAAATCCTAAATTGACATTCAATCTGATATCAAACGAAGGAATATTTGATTCTATTAATTGAAACAGAAACAAACCTACAAGTCACGTTATTACCCAAAAATGAGCCAATTataaatatttctattttaatCAGGGTTGATGTAGAATGTTAATTGCTTTTCGGGTACGTTTTCTTGCTTCTTTCACTAAAATTCTTCTTGTAATGATTGCAATCAATTGCAATAAAACGACTGTATGGAAGAATCCAGCTTCTGTTAAGAAaggaggcgggaaattcaaactgaacggaaattGTCATTGTCAAGGTCATAGTTTTGGATGTTAAAGTTAAtgaatttgtccaaaaaatggaTCTGTAACAGGACACTTTGGAGGCAGATTCGGAATCAATTAAAATTATAATCCTATTTGCATTACACTCTGGGTACGAGGGGAAAATCGTTCAGACTATGGCCCTGTATTTGGGAAGAGTACGACAATGAGTTGGGCGCACCAtagcggttgaattttgaactttctattccgttccaaaacaatgcattCATATGAGTCccatatccaaaccaaacacatttgaataaaaagctGTGGTTCTACGAGTTATGTATGGTCCCCTTCAGGCACCCGTAAAGGTACTTTGAACGTTTTTAACACCATTATTCAAGCCACTTTCTGCATTTTCTGCTGAAAAATAcatagtttgaatctggtgttgttATGATTGCAGTaaatgatgcctgaagagtagcttgagccttagaactaacccTGAATGCACAACCATAtacaaagatgtgtttggttgggtctgggacccatgtaaactcattgttttggaacaaattgaagGTTCGAAAAAATTCGACCGCAATTGTTTGCTGACCTCACTCTagtactcttctaatacagggcactagttcAGACTAAAACATaagttttgagccaattttgaaGTCTTCAGATTTCTTATGAATACTAAAGACTCCAAATTGCTGTTATGATGGATTTCATAGGGATTCTTGGttcctttcaattgaaacatcTTTCATCAAACTAAAATGAGTTGGTAAGGTTAAAAGAAACCAAGATTTCACCAAACTTAATTCCGCTAaggcattggaaaaaaaatgaaattaatcctccttgaaaaatgaaaataatcgAAGGTCCCTTAAACCCCCATGGGACTTCAAGAGAATGTTTGACAACCAaattaaaaagtcaaattacATTCAAACTAATAGCAATCAATGAACTCACtttcgacaaaaaaaatgccttctAATGTATTGTTGTCAAAAGATGCTCAAAACAGATTTaataaacaaatttgcaatttcaaatcacATCAAAGCCCGACTTTCAACACCAGTGCAACAATGATAGATCAACTTTGATTAGACGCCTCCATCAGTACCTAGCAATCAATGCTCCCTTACGGAAAATATGAGGCCTATTTGAAACACTTTGATTCATTTGAGCTTTCTTAGAGCACATCATTCAAATTGTGAAGATGGACCTTCGAAAGTAAGTTCCCAAATCACGCAACTTCGTCGAGAAGTTTGATTCAGCCTCTACATCTCACAGTACCGTATAAGTTTTGAACAAGCCACAGTTTGACAAGTTGGAAACCAAATGAGAGCAGAATTTGGTCTGGCTTATACTAGGCCATACGGATAGGAGTATCTTGTACGGTGACTGAAAGTTATGGATCCACCAAGAACCATTTGCGGTCGATAACTTTCATTAAAGGTAATAATAAACATCCATCTACTTTGGCTAATTCTTCACGACCTTGATAATTTTAAAAGCGAttcattgcttaatttctATGTAggcttttccatttcaatgagaaaatatatttgatttgTCTTGTTAAATTTTCTTAAATAAATTTGAAAGTGCTTATTGAGTGGGGCCATCTAAGGACTTGCATACAccacttgttcattttgcattCCATATCTTGAGATGACTTGATGATATTTGTATAATTTTATTTCAGagtctcattttcaaattgctatTGTCGCCAGTTATTAGTTTTCGTTGCAAAAAGTGCACCACGTAAATTGGCACCACTTGCGAAAAAAGCAAATCTAAAAAGGCTCAACGTCTAAATGACTAATTTTTCACGCTTTGTGTTTTATCTTGATCGGCAACTAAGATTAATGATAGCTTACCAGAAGTCTATTGGCGTGTTTTTGACCATCTCAGAAATCTGCATTGCAGGTATTCGGCATCAAATATGAAGTGTCAGGACCTCCTCCCGAGAACTTCTTTTCCCCATTCTAGAAGTACTACAAGGTTTCAGCTTACAAACTACAAACGAAGATCGAGTGAGGCACATAGCCTCAAGCTGGCCCCATAAATCAGACCCTCTGTTGACATGACACCCTCGCAGCTATTTGAGCAGCCCACAACTTAATTTGGGAagcattttcaatgatcaaacCTTGAGGCCATGGATCCAGAATCCAATTAGCCAACATACTTGCACATGTCCCGGGTAAGTTCTACCCTCTTCTTGCGTTTGAAACGTGCTAGAAAGGAGATGAACGAATTCAGTCGAGTCATTTATTCACAGCAGGTTGGAAAAACCGCAACTTTGGCAAAGATGAAAGCATTCTCTCGCCACGGTCTTTGTCGTAATGATGCTCCATAAAGTAGAATAATTGCTGGGCCAAGCCGCCATTTGTCCCCAATGTCCCACGGATACCAGGAAGGTAATAGCGATGATTTAATGCCAGTTTAGATGTTTAAGGAGAGGAACCGGGGATTCAGAGTGACATTCTAACGCTTTAATGACTACCAAATGAATTTGGACCAAGGTCTTTGAGGGGTTGCAAGATGTTTTTGTGTGCTCGTGTATGGCTGAGAAAACATCAGTTTGTTCCTGGAATGGCCCGACCATTAGGATCCGTGGTAAGACATAAATCAGTTATGTGGGTGGGTTTCATGAAGGGCTAAGATCGTTTGGAAATGTTCCAAcgcctttcattttatcatGGAACTTTGTGCATGCACTAAGTTTATCCGCATTCCAATATGCATTCTAGAAAGTCAGTGACATCTGACCCATTcattacaatttttttatgCCATCTTGTGATGGATTTCGTGTCAATGTCGATGTATTTGGGTTGTTGAAGGCAGTTTGCctacttttttcttctatatCGAATGTCTGGGAAAAGAGCTAAGCAGCACTTATAAGTTATGGCGACGATAGAACAATCATTTGGGCGCATAAATAGAAATGAAGTATCTTCAGATATTATTTTTAGGCGTTTATTTTGCTTAATGTAATATTATGTGAATGAGAAAGACATGTAGCTTTATTTAATATGATTTGCTGTGggttttgttggttttgttgttgatgatgataatgattgTTCAACTTCTGAAACCAGTCTTGAGAAGATTTGTTATCGAAGTTGTCACATTAGGTAAATAATaggatgatcatgatgataatCATACTTTTAATGAAAACGACATAGATAATGGGGGTGAGACTTTTGTTAATAGcaatcataaaaaatgaaaggggCATGGAGTATATTGGCTTAGATTACATAaggttcaaattcaagttcaaggaAGTGCTCTTTCAAATAAGAAACAATTTTGTACTGgacaagacaaaaaagaccaaatatcGACTCTGCTTGAGGTAATTCCATGCAACTGGTAGTTGTATAGGATGCAACTGTCTTTATAGTTATCTTTACACTAGAGAGAGAGCAGGAAGATACGTACTAAAGTATTGGTCAAATGCATCTTTTTGTAATGGGAGGACCTGTGGGTAGGGGACTTTTAGGGAGTGGATTACTCAGAACTTGGAGGGGTCTTGCTGTGTGTCGTTGCCGAAGTGGGATGTAACATTGGTTTCCATTTTCCTGAATCGTTTGTCTCTCATATTGCCGAAATGCAAGTAATCTAAGTAGTGGGCTGTTTATTTGTGATCATCCAGTTCGTTATAATTTTGGCAAAACGAACTCCAATCCTGAAGCCACTGTAcgatggaaagaaagagagcaaTTGAGAGGAGCAGGGAAGGACCAGGGTAAGAACAGGGGATCCAAAATGGTATCAGATCACCAACAAAAGAGCGAGAGTTCTCCTCCATGCCTCCAGCTGGTCACAGCACGGGTTTTCAGCTGAAACGGAAGTGGAGAGTTGCGTGATAGAGAATGCATTGATGACTAGCTCATGTATGTACTAACATGTAGTACATCTTGTTCAAATTACGTAGTCGGCGACAATCTGTCTGAGGGCTACATTTGATTGCATTGCTGACATTTGCTCCAAGCTCATTGACTTCTTGTATGTACTTTGACGCACCCGCATCTCGTTACGTTTTTGTAAGAACAAGTCCGGATCACACATAAACCGCACCAAATGACACTTACGAATACAATTGATGGATTCACAATTGAAACTGGAGACTGTTATTACCTGCTGCATCTTTTCAAAGTCCAGACACGGCCTTTGTCGGCCATGGCGGTATCGCTTCCGGGGTGAAATGGTTCGGCGTCGGTCCCTTCGGTCCTCGGACTTCTCGGACAAGGCATCTCCAGCATAGGATGGGCTCAGCCCAGCTTCCTCTAAAGGGGAGGGCTGAGAGGCATGACACTCGCCCAAGAAAATCTTGGAGGGGGGCGAGGACGAGCGTCGAGGTTTGTGCACGTGCATACCCGTGGGTGGAGACATGGAGAATTGGACCGGAGTGGCCGTTAAGGCTCGTCCGTTCTCCATGGTTTCGTCGCCTGAGGATGAGTTGCTCTGCATGGGCGTTTCGCAGAAAGGAATGGTGGAAGGGGTCCGGGTGTCACTGATGGGCGTGTCCGAGGATGAAGGCATGGGCTCGTCGAATTTATTGATCTCTTCGAGCTCTTCTTCGGACGAATGGTTCCCGTCCATTCCGTCCAAGGCCAAGGGAGGTAACAAATGAAAGGGCGAGGCTTCCTCAGATTGGAAGTCTTGAATTTGTACTGTCACAGGTGCTCCACTCACATTGGATTGAGATTGCGATTCGTGAGGGGGCTCAATGTTCTCCTTGTTCGACGTCATCGAACTTTGAGCGTCTTGGATGCCCAACGCCCTCATGGCAGAAATGGGCGTGCCCGTAATGTGGCGTCGGTGGGTGTGGTGGCTGGGGGAAATTTGCCGTTGGGCCATACTTTCAGATGAGGTGTGGGACGTTGAAGCCAGTTGTGATGGGTCCATGCCTGAAGTGAAAGATGGAGTCAATTGTCAAATTTCGTGTCTATATATGAACTGTAACACCTTCAAGCTGAATTGTCAATGTTGTAATGTCAATGTTGCAAACATGCATGAAGAATCGTGGATCCCTAAACACATGCAAGCTAAGGCTACCTACAAGCAGTTAAAGAGATCCTGATGCAACCCTTTATCAACGGAAGCTTAGCGCCTTCGTGTTATTTTGTTTGAGCGCACGCAAAGAACACTGCATACGTTTCAAGACGAATCCTGAACGAAGTTCGCTAGTCAGTTTTGATCCCATAAATTTGAAGTTGAATAGGTTAAAGGAGACTACACGCAACCTGAATCGACCCTTGCAGCTCAAGAATGACTCATTCCTATCCTCGTCAGTTGCTTGTTCAAGAGGATCTAGCCACTGATTCCTCTTGGATTGGCACTCGAGTAGATAACAAGAGAGTTGGGGAAATTGCAGAAGAACCACAAGAAATTGACAATTCAAGCCCGCGAATCTGTTCTTATCTCATGGGTTATGTGCGTGATTGTGTGAGAGTGGGTGCATCAGTCCTCAACAAGGCAGACaggaaaaaatgccaataaaaGGGTGCAATGAAAAagcatttcttttccaatcgCAAGATCGGAGGGGCTCGGTTTGGCTCTAATGATACTCGAGGGTTTAGTGCCTTTTTGGCTGGTGGAACATCAAAAAAGAACACTTTTTTGCCCCCTTCCCAAATCGAGGCTTGTTCACGGGATGCTTGAGCAGTAACTCGGCTCCTGGGCTGCAACATACTACTATTGAGAGGGAGCAATGGAgtcaaagaggaaggagaacTATTGATAAAATGTCTAATAAATCTCGGTTTATTGGTTTGGTATCTTCTTTCGTCCGTGGAAAGTTCCACCGACTCCTTCTGATATTGCTTCATGTGTGTTCTATTGTTCGAGGTCTTTTCATTACATTATACATAGCTTAGGTAGCTTTTAAAGAGGTTAGATAGATATGTGGGTTTCCATTTGAAAGTTCCTCCTAATGTTCAATTTTCCGCATTTTTCTGCAGAAAGTGGAGCAACGGGAGGAAACATGAGAGAGCCTTTCAAATTAGAAAGACTGTTGTAATTTCCTCTATGAATTTTTGTCCGGTTGAATGGAAAAGGCTTTTCATGAGACAAGTCAATTTGTCTTGAGAATTATATACAAGCATTTTGCagagaaaagcttttttgccttttcaattTGTCTTTGGAACCACCCACTGCTCAAAAAGGCACACCCCCGAGCGCCAACTCCGACTTGGCATGTTCCTCGTAATGGGAGCAAGcactcaaaaacattttgtccaATACCCTCGTTGAGTCCATTTCAAGTTGTTTTAGAAGGTAAAtcccaaagaaaaaatacccaggcttcagtggtccaaaatggaacatcaTTGTGGTTcgtgattttgaaatgttaaaaggaAGAGGGAGGATCGATTTGTCATTCCGAGGTTTTCTGTCCTCCGTACATACTCCATCTCACACCGCAGTGGTGGGTTAGAGTGGGCATAAAAAGACCCCCCTTGTTGTTAGTGTTCCTAATTGACAAAAGTATCCCAACTGCCTTTACCACGAACTCGTTTTTGCTGCCTAATGAACGTCATTCTATTTTAatcacaatcatttttcaaagctcGTCAACTTGCGCCTCAGGCAAACAAGAACAAGGAACACGTGCGGGCTTGGATCCTCATTTTTCAGACCATCTTAATGTTGGGAACAAATTTCTCCGGGGGGTTTCACAATGCAAAGACCTTTCTTGAAGGGCCCGCTAGTTGAGTAGCCCTTTCAATAGTTACCGCTTGGAACGAACTTATTCAAAGTGAAATTCCCCTCCTTGCCCCTTCTCACCTTACCATAAAATGGACCCCCAATAATGTGTGAGGAACTCTCTCTTATTCTCTGTTACTGGGTAAACGAACTCATCGAAACCCAAGGCTTGGCGCTCCTTTTAGTAATGGTAATATGCACTTAAAAGAAAATTCCGTTAAATTATGATCCATTATGCCAAAGTGGAAACTTTGCAGGACCGCAACGAGATTGGATGAAGGTGTCGTTCAAATAATGGCACACCAACGTCCGTGTGGACCACTCAAGTCCTCATACATAGAGTGAGAGAGACCTAGGGATGGAACAAGTGGCGCTttaataatttcaacccaagCGTTGGACCACAATGGACCAACCGAACTCTCTGCGAAACCGTTTGCACCACAGAACCTTAAAAAATGTCTCCAAACAACGGGAAGGAACCATTCTCCAATTTTGGAAAGAATCATTGTTCCATACTCTCATCATGACATTTGGCTTTGGCGAACAAAAAATCGACTGTCTACTTCACAGTTCTCCAAATTTGTACTACCGTAAAGAGGGAAAGGGGGCTTTGGACCCTGGGACAATGAGTCAATTGTGAGATAGAGGAAGAGGCGTCCCTGGTGATAAAAACGAGATTGATTGAGGCACAGAAGAAACCATTTTCTCCTAATTGCCATCACAAGGAAAGAGACGAGCCATTCATCATGGCTCGCGGCCAGAATTAGACCAACAAAGATAACCAAAGACATGCGACGAGAGATTCAGGCTAGTCGACCCTTCGTCCAGTCATTTCTCGTACTCGCCCTCTCTAGACCAATCAGTAGCAATCCAAATGGCCCTTCCCCTCAAGGACCCGCATATATTCTGTACCCTCCTATCGTATAAAGAGAAAAACGTGGAACAAAGCTGGCATGCCAACAAAGGAAGGAAGATATGTTGACTATATTTTAGAAATGGATCATTAGTCCGACCCAGAGGGGCAAAAACGAGGTTTGGAGCGGCTCCCTtcctctctctgtctctggtCGAGTCGCTTTGGCACTAATCTCGAGATGACTTTGGCGAAGATAAACCGTTTTGGAACAGGTCAAAAATGAGATAAAAAGTCACCAAGGCTAAATTGATGATGGGATCATTTGTCTTGGGGTCTTGAAACTCAACCCACTGCGACAATTTAGTCGTTCTTGTACGTATACTTAGAGAGGCCGAACATGttccaagacattttgaaaatctgcAAAAAGCCCGCCGCCTTTTGATATATGTCCCATATTTCATGACATGAGGGGTTAAATCCGTCTCGCTCACACATCTTAGacataaaaattcaatttcatttcatgacgTTTTTATCCAGGATCCCTTCTTAACCGTGAAGTGTTGTTTTTTATACCCCcaatttattttcatcacctctCGGGGCTCCCTTATCACCTCAGAAAACGACCTCAGCTTGTCGGTTGAGTGACATACATTTACCACAGAAGACTGAAACATGGCAACCACAAATGGTTATGTTTTATACATCAAGTTTCTGGCAATTCACAAAATTTCCAAGGGATGTCCGAGACCTAAATGAACATTTCATGTACTCGTAGCTTAGGGTATAATGCCACGAGAGGTGTTCAATAAATTGTGCGAGTATTCCCGTGCAAGAAATAACTCGCATCATTTTCAGCATTTAGGCGCTCACCGAGCCTTAAACCTGAACGAGTTTTTTGGCCATCGCTAAAATGGCCATTATTTGGCACCAATACCCTCATGATATCACTCGATGGTTCCCCACTAGTGCCAGGAACTGAGAACATcaatagcaaaaaatggaCATAAAAGTGTCATTCTGCCCGACACCTCCGCTCCATACAGTAGAGTGGGTCATATCTTCGGGGATTTTGTCCAAGGGAACCGCGTTCCTTGGATCAATTGGGAAAACCTTTTTCCGTCCCTTTTAATTGAGATCGTAGACTCTCAGGTGTGTTCTTGAAATGGTACCAAATGGTCATTGGATGAGAATTATGGCCCCTTTCGAGACGACGAATGGGTTGCAAATCTGGAAAGGAAAACTTACTTTCTTtctatctttctttctttattaCAATGGAGCTGGAGCAAATGACTGGAAGAATGAACCAAAGTTTCTGCTTTTTCTAATTTGGTAAAAAGGTTTGCTGTGTCTGTTCTCTTCCTCTCTATAAACCAATCAATGGTCCAGAAACAAGAGAGATCATAGAGGGGTTCCAAATGCAAGCACTCCTCTAACGATTCGTTTTTCGTTTGTCCTATGTTCAAGGAGCACAAGAAAGTTGATTCCGTCGTTCCATCCATGTTATAACTTGGAACCTAGGGCTATGAAAGCGCATTCATCCTTGATCGGAATTGTGAAAGTCGATATTAAAACACACAGTTATCCAGACACACTCCATTAGGCTCAAAAGCCATTAGACGT
This window harbors:
- the LOC131891040 gene encoding uncharacterized protein LOC131891040 isoform X3; this translates as MDPSQLASTSHTSSESMAQRQISPSHHTHRRHITGTPISAMRALGIQDAQSSMTSNKENIEPPHESQSQSNVSGAPVTVQIQDFQSEEASPFHLLPPLALDGMDGNHSSEEELEEINKFDEPMPSSSDTPISDTRTPSTIPFCETPMQSNSSSGDETMENGRALTATPVQFSMSPPTGMHVHKPRRSSSPPSKIFLGECHASQPSPLEEAGLSPSYAGDALSEKSEDRRDRRRTISPRKRYRHGRQRPCLDFEKMQQLKTRAVTSWRHGGELSLFCW
- the LOC131891040 gene encoding uncharacterized protein LOC131891040 isoform X2; its protein translation is MTHSTVWSGGMDPSQLASTSHTSSESMAQRQISPSHHTHRRHITGTPISAMRALGIQDAQSSMTSNKENIEPPHESQSQSNVSGAPVTVQIQDFQSEEASPFHLLPPLALDGMDGNHSSEEELEEINKFDEPMPSSSDTPISDTRTPSTIPFCETPMQSNSSSGDETMENGRALTATPVQFSMSPPTGMHVHKPRRSSSPPSKIFLGECHASQPSPLEEAGLSPSYAGDALSEKSEDRRDRRRTISPRKRYRHGRQRPCLDFEKMQQLKTRAVTSWRHGGELSLFCW
- the LOC131891040 gene encoding uncharacterized protein LOC131891040 isoform X1, giving the protein MFTLTASTATSEASIYHHIPDCLVFSDCLDSGTETDDEGEDNFEEDSTPTNLDHPINLPIKGMDPSQLASTSHTSSESMAQRQISPSHHTHRRHITGTPISAMRALGIQDAQSSMTSNKENIEPPHESQSQSNVSGAPVTVQIQDFQSEEASPFHLLPPLALDGMDGNHSSEEELEEINKFDEPMPSSSDTPISDTRTPSTIPFCETPMQSNSSSGDETMENGRALTATPVQFSMSPPTGMHVHKPRRSSSPPSKIFLGECHASQPSPLEEAGLSPSYAGDALSEKSEDRRDRRRTISPRKRYRHGRQRPCLDFEKMQQLKTRAVTSWRHGGELSLFCW